The Candidatus Acidiferrales bacterium DNA segment TTCATAAGATTCGATGAGAATGCGGCGGTGTTATTGAATCCGCAAGGCGAACCGCGCGGCACCAGAATTTTTGGGCCTGTTGCCCGTGAGCTCCGAGACAAGCAATTCATGAAAATAGTCTCGTTGGCGCCGGAAGTTCTCTAAGCAGAAAGGTTTCAAGAATGCACGTTCACAAAAATGACATGGTCCTGGTAATAAGCGGCAATTCGCGCGGCAAGACGGGAAAGGTCCTTCGCGTTCTCCCTGACAAGAAAAAAGTTCTGGTGGAAGGCGTAAATGTCAGAAAGCGCCACACGAGGCCGACGCAAAAAATGCCGGCGGGCGGAATACTCGAGCGCGAGATGCCGGTTCACGCTTCGACTGTAATGGTGAT contains these protein-coding regions:
- the rplX gene encoding 50S ribosomal protein L24; amino-acid sequence: MHVHKNDMVLVISGNSRGKTGKVLRVLPDKKKVLVEGVNVRKRHTRPTQKMPAGGILEREMPVHASTVMVICPKCNNASRIGYASVAGAAGRKQKMRVCKNCEEMF